In Desulfomonile tiedjei DSM 6799, a genomic segment contains:
- a CDS encoding phosphatidylserine decarboxylase, translating to MNSYHHQYIDRITGRACTEPLLWDKSIQLLYTEVREHAPILFRALVSSHASRVLGFVNFDLPIPYRTRQFIHSCGVDFTECLDAPADLDTARKLFERKIRYWECRPMVDDVSAVVSPADARVLMGSFDSISSLFIKQKFFDYDELLGQDKQEWLSTFRNGAFMMFRLTPDKYHYNHTPVAGEVKDFYEISGGYHSCNPGAVVSLVTAYSKNKRVVTIIDTDVPRGSGIGLVAMIEVVALMVGEVEQAYSDNRYDNPRPVIPGMFLEKGVPKSLFRPGSSTVVLLFQESRLEFADDLVRNMHRTDVQSRYSAGFGKPLVETDVKVRSLVGTAARA from the coding sequence ATGAATTCCTATCATCACCAATACATAGATCGGATTACCGGAAGAGCGTGTACAGAACCGCTCTTATGGGATAAATCGATTCAGTTGCTCTATACGGAAGTGAGAGAACACGCACCAATTCTCTTTCGAGCGCTCGTTAGTAGCCATGCAAGTCGTGTTCTCGGATTCGTTAATTTCGACCTTCCGATCCCGTATCGAACCAGGCAGTTCATTCATTCCTGTGGAGTGGATTTCACAGAGTGCCTGGATGCTCCTGCCGACCTGGATACTGCCAGGAAACTGTTCGAACGCAAGATCCGTTACTGGGAGTGTCGCCCAATGGTTGACGATGTTTCCGCAGTTGTGTCCCCGGCAGATGCACGCGTACTCATGGGGTCGTTCGACTCAATCTCAAGTCTGTTCATAAAACAGAAGTTCTTCGATTACGACGAACTTCTGGGGCAAGATAAGCAAGAATGGCTCTCGACTTTCCGCAATGGAGCATTCATGATGTTCCGACTTACGCCGGACAAATATCATTACAATCATACTCCTGTAGCGGGAGAGGTCAAAGATTTCTATGAAATATCCGGCGGATATCATTCATGCAACCCGGGAGCGGTGGTTTCGTTGGTAACAGCTTATTCCAAGAATAAACGAGTCGTAACCATTATCGATACTGATGTTCCGAGGGGCTCGGGCATCGGTCTTGTGGCAATGATCGAAGTGGTGGCGCTCATGGTCGGAGAAGTGGAACAGGCTTATAGCGATAACCGATACGACAACCCCCGCCCGGTGATTCCAGGAATGTTCCTGGAAAAAGGCGTTCCCAAAAGTCTGTTCAGGCCTGGCAGTAGCACTGTCGTGCTCTTGTTTCAAGAGTCAAGACTGGAATTTGCCGACGATCTTGTCCGGAATATGCATCGTACTGATGTTCAAAGTCGTTACTCCGCAGGATTTGGAAAACCGCTCGTAGAAACCGACGTGAAAGTAAGATCCCTTGTAGGGACTGCTGCACGGGCTTAG
- a CDS encoding prolipoprotein diacylglyceryl transferase family protein, whose product MFEISFFFLLLVVMVVLFRWGFVALPREGWQIMAVVPVAQVDSRTWKGLNLTFYGLLMAVSVIASVAVFLVLMGSIGVSLSTSLAMIVFLFSLCIPASSLLARVVEKRQNTFTIGGSAFLGLLVAPAVVWIVNSVVVGESPGAIPMIPGLACMAIAYALGEGIGRLACISFGCCYGKRISECHPIIQRLFGKYSFVFQGKTKKIQYEGGMEGVPVIPIQALTCTVLVFTALVGSGLYVKGAYVHAFLFCTIAAQAWRAISEFLRADYRGNGKISAYQVMAVLAIVYGITLSKLLPADDYPVPVLLNGLKLLWDPASILALELLGLVVFLHSGRSKVTGALLSFHLTCDPIPMISESRKENV is encoded by the coding sequence ATGTTTGAAATTTCATTTTTCTTTTTGTTATTGGTGGTTATGGTGGTTCTGTTCAGATGGGGTTTTGTGGCATTGCCTCGTGAGGGGTGGCAGATTATGGCTGTTGTCCCCGTAGCGCAGGTAGATTCACGAACGTGGAAAGGTCTAAATCTCACCTTCTATGGACTCCTGATGGCTGTTTCGGTGATTGCTTCGGTGGCTGTCTTCCTGGTGCTCATGGGATCGATCGGCGTATCGCTCTCTACTTCACTGGCAATGATTGTATTCCTCTTCTCTTTGTGCATCCCCGCATCTTCTTTGCTGGCTCGGGTTGTTGAAAAAAGGCAGAATACCTTTACTATAGGCGGCTCTGCTTTTCTTGGGCTGCTCGTAGCTCCCGCTGTGGTGTGGATTGTCAATTCCGTGGTAGTCGGTGAATCACCCGGAGCGATTCCCATGATTCCCGGCCTGGCATGCATGGCAATTGCGTACGCATTAGGAGAAGGAATCGGGCGACTCGCATGTATAAGCTTCGGTTGCTGCTACGGAAAGCGAATTTCGGAATGCCATCCGATTATTCAACGCCTTTTCGGAAAATACTCCTTTGTTTTCCAAGGAAAGACAAAGAAGATTCAGTACGAAGGCGGTATGGAAGGCGTACCGGTCATTCCCATCCAGGCTTTGACTTGCACTGTTTTGGTCTTTACTGCCCTGGTGGGAAGCGGGTTGTACGTAAAGGGTGCATACGTGCACGCTTTCCTGTTTTGTACTATTGCGGCCCAAGCCTGGCGCGCCATTTCTGAATTTTTACGCGCAGACTATAGAGGAAACGGCAAGATTTCGGCTTATCAGGTGATGGCCGTGCTCGCTATAGTGTACGGGATAACTCTTTCCAAGCTTCTTCCTGCGGACGACTATCCGGTTCCGGTTCTCTTGAACGGATTGAAACTATTGTGGGATCCTGCATCGATTCTCGCCCTGGAATTGCTTGGACTGGTCGTGTTTCTGCATTCGGGTAGAAGCAAAGTGACAGGCGCACTGCTTTCTTTCCATCTCACCTGCGATCCGATTCCTATGATTTCAGAATCACGAAAAGAAAATGTCTGA
- a CDS encoding substrate-binding domain-containing protein, translating to MIRTWTGLGFVSLSFLLALSMCENGFTESGRGVVRVRGSESMAHIMTMYAGEFSSPDRSCTIVVSGGANESGMETLFSGEAEVAMISNRLSKKEIEAAKSKGLDLQEAAIGWGGIVVIVNPANPVVSLTVDQARKLFVGELTSWTQVGGQEKPVQVIAINESVRSGSHKYLAEDFLHGNFAPGAKLVSFFRSIPAAVGEDENAIGLIRMRNLERLIEQGMDKKIKVVALKKDDRSPAIAPTRESIDEGTYPITRPYLLCVPANRANTCTMEFFKFCAARNPRPRDLESKN from the coding sequence GTGATCAGAACGTGGACGGGTCTTGGTTTTGTGTCTCTTTCTTTTCTTCTTGCGCTCAGTATGTGTGAAAACGGGTTTACCGAGTCAGGCAGAGGTGTTGTGCGAGTGAGAGGGTCTGAAAGCATGGCTCATATCATGACCATGTATGCAGGCGAATTCAGCTCTCCCGATCGCAGTTGCACCATAGTTGTGAGTGGCGGAGCCAACGAATCGGGCATGGAAACGCTCTTCAGCGGCGAGGCTGAAGTAGCCATGATAAGTAACCGTCTCTCAAAGAAGGAAATCGAGGCAGCTAAATCCAAGGGGCTCGATCTGCAGGAAGCCGCAATCGGATGGGGCGGAATAGTCGTCATAGTAAATCCCGCGAATCCCGTCGTAAGCTTGACTGTGGATCAGGCGCGTAAACTGTTTGTGGGTGAACTTACGAGTTGGACACAGGTGGGCGGTCAGGAAAAACCTGTTCAGGTCATAGCGATAAACGAATCTGTTCGATCGGGTTCGCACAAATACCTGGCGGAAGACTTTCTTCACGGCAATTTCGCTCCAGGAGCAAAATTGGTTTCTTTTTTCCGCTCTATACCGGCAGCCGTAGGAGAAGACGAAAATGCAATCGGACTCATTCGTATGAGAAATCTGGAGCGTCTTATCGAGCAAGGAATGGACAAGAAGATCAAAGTAGTGGCACTAAAAAAAGACGACCGTTCACCCGCCATAGCTCCTACCCGTGAGAGTATCGACGAAGGAACCTACCCGATCACGAGACCGTATCTTCTCTGTGTACCGGCCAATCGAGCGAATACCTGCACCATGGAGTTTTTCAAGTTCTGTGCAGCCAGGAATCCCAGGCCTCGAGATCTTGAGAGCAAGAACTAG
- a CDS encoding ABC transporter ATP-binding protein: MLIVRDLHTSYGAIAALQGVSFEVPEGSVVALVGANGAGKSTTLNTISGLLRPESGSIRFGENEIAGWRPDRVTGLGLVQVPEGRQVLGSLTVEENLLLGAYTRKDLDVSRDLRDIYERFPHLKKRRRQIADSLSGGEQQMLVLGRALMARPKLLMLDEPSLGLAPLIVKEVFRIIAELKERTTILLVEQNARKALQVANYGYVLEGGRVVQEGPADQLQGDPRIVEAYLGRKQ, from the coding sequence ATGCTGATCGTGCGAGATCTTCATACTTCATATGGAGCAATTGCGGCTCTACAGGGAGTCAGTTTCGAGGTCCCTGAAGGGAGTGTGGTTGCTCTCGTGGGAGCGAACGGAGCCGGAAAATCCACCACTCTTAACACGATCAGCGGGCTTCTGAGGCCGGAGAGCGGGTCCATCCGTTTTGGAGAGAACGAAATTGCAGGTTGGAGACCCGATCGTGTGACAGGGCTTGGACTGGTGCAGGTGCCGGAAGGAAGGCAAGTGCTGGGCAGCCTCACTGTGGAAGAAAATCTGTTGCTGGGGGCCTATACTCGCAAAGACTTGGATGTTTCAAGAGATCTCAGAGACATTTACGAACGCTTCCCCCATTTGAAGAAACGTCGTCGCCAGATTGCCGATTCCCTTTCCGGAGGCGAACAACAGATGCTTGTCTTGGGGAGAGCATTAATGGCTCGCCCAAAACTGCTGATGCTGGATGAACCTTCCCTGGGCCTCGCTCCTTTGATCGTAAAGGAAGTCTTCCGTATCATCGCCGAACTTAAAGAGCGCACGACCATCCTGCTAGTCGAGCAGAACGCCCGGAAGGCTCTACAAGTAGCCAATTACGGGTACGTGTTGGAAGGTGGCCGCGTGGTCCAGGAAGGCCCTGCCGATCAGTTGCAGGGAGACCCCCGTATCGTGGAAGCGTACCTGGGACGTAAACAGTAA